Sequence from the Corallococcus sp. EGB genome:
CAGGGACACGGCGGCAGGCACGCGGACTGCAATGCCTCTCGCGCACACGGCGGGACTCGCGAGGTCCTGACGCCAAGGGGGAAAGCCTCGCGAGTCCAGATGGGGTCGGGTGAGCGAGCGAGCGCGTTCGCTGCCCGACCCCCTCTTGTTCCTAGCGCTTCAAGTCGATGCGCACCCACTCGCCCTGCTGCGCGCCCTCCAGCACGGTGCACCCCAGGGCGCGGTACGCGGCCTCCACGTCCGCGCGCTGGTGCGCGAGCACGCCGGCCAGCACCAGCCGGTCCTTCGCCTTGGGCACGATGAGGGGCGCCAGCTCGATCAGCGTGTTGGCCAGGATGTTCGCGAGCACCAGGTCGAAGGTGCCCGGCACCTCCGTCAGCTCGCGCCCGGAGATGTCCAGGTCGGGCGTCTGGTTGTCGGTGCAGTTCTCCTTCGCCAGCTCCACGGAGGTGGGGTCGTTGTCGGTGCCCACCACCTGGCCCGCGCCCAGCTTCTTCGCCGCGATGGCCAGCACGCCCGTGCCGGTGCCCACGTCCAGGACGCTCGCGCCCGGGTGCGTGGCCATGAAGTCATCCACCGCCGCCAGGCACAGCGACGTGGTGGGGTGGTCCCCCGTGCCGAAGGCCATCTTCGGCTCGATGACCAGCTTCACCTTGTCCGCCGGCGCGTTCGCCACGTCCCAGGGCGGGCCCACCCACAGGCGGCCCACCTGCACGGACTTGATGAGCGACTTCCACTCGTTGCTCCAGTCCTGCTGGGGCTGCTCGTCCAGCGACAGGCGCGCGGTGGGGTGGCTCTCCGCCACGGCGTCGCGCGCCTCCTCCGCGCTCTCGCGGTCCTCGAAGTAGGCGACGACGATGGCCTCGCCCTTCGCGGGGGCGCGCACGCCCGGCATGGTGGGCGTCTCCGCGTCACGGACTTCCAGGCCCAGGGCGCCGGACTCATGGAGGAGGTCCTGGAGGATTTCGGAGGACTCCTCCGCGATATCCACGGTGAGTGACAAGTAGGTCTGGGACATGGCGCCCCTTCTACCGCACCCGGTGCGGCGTGGAAGCGTCGTCGTCGTGACGCTTCCACGCTCGCGAAGAAACCGCGGGACCTCAGGGGCCGACGACGGCCGTGACCACGCGGTCGAAGTCGATGACCCGGCGGGCCACCTCCCGCACGTCCTCCGCCGTCACCTTCGCCACGCGCTCGGAGTAGTGCAGGAAGTTGTCCAGCCCGATGCCGTAGCACGTGTCCAGCGCCAGCAGCGTCGCGCGGGCGCTGTTGCGTTGCAGGTCGATTTCATACGTCCCGATGATGTGCTGCTTGGCGCGCTCCAGCTCCGCGGCCGGAATCGGCTCGTCGCGGATGCGCTGCAGCTCGCGGCGCATGCCCTCCACGGCGGCCTCCACCTTCTCCGGGCTCGTGCCCATGTAGACGGCGAAGTAGCCCGGGTCCAACCCGTCCATGGAGAAGCTGCTCACGCTGTAGGCCATGGAGCGCTTGTCGCGCAGCTCGATGAAGAGCCGCCCGCCCTGGCCCGACAGCACCGTGGACAGCACGTCCAGCACCACGCGCCACGGGTCGCTCATCCGCGCCGCCTGGAAGCCCATCACCAGGTGCGTCTGCGCGCGCGCGAGCACCTTCTTCTCCGTGCGCGGCGAGGACGGCGGCGGCTCCGGCCGCACCTGGGGAGACGCCAGCGCCCCGCCGCGCGACTTGCCGAAGTACTCGTTCGCCAGCGCCCGCACCTCGTCCACGTCCACGTCGCCCACCACGCTGAGCGTCATCTGCGACGGATCCATGTACGCCCGGTGGTACGCGCGCAGCTGCTCGGGCCCCAGCGCCTCCACGGAGGCCTTCTCGCCCAGCAGCGACAGCCGGTACGGGTGCTGCTGGTAGAGCGCGCGCGAGAACAGCTCGAACGCCAGGCCCGACGGCTTGTCCTCGCGGGTGAGGATGTCCTGGAGCAGCAGCGCGCGCTCGCGGGCCACCTCCTCCTCGCGGAAGGCGGGGTTGAGCAGCACGTCCGCGAACAGCCGGAAGCCCGGCTCGAAGTAGCGCGACAGGAAGTCCGCCTTCAGGCTCACGGAGTTGCGGCCGCCCTGGCCGGTGACGTTGCCCGCGTACAGGTCGCTCAGGTGGGAGATGTCATCCGCGCCGAGCGTCGTGGTGCCCTTGGTGAGGGCCCGGCTGAGCAGCGTGGTGATGCCGTTGTTCTCCGGCGTCTCGTAGCGCGCGCCGCCGAGGAACGCCGCGCGCATGGAGAACAGCGGCACGTGCGGCTCCACGCGGATGATGAGCGTGGCGCCGGAGGGCAGCTTCTCCTGCACCACCTCCGAGCGCGCGGACACCCCGGCGCTCCGGGCCGCGCGCGGCGGGGCCTCCGGGGGCGGCCGCCGGGCGGCGCGCTCCGGGGGCGCGAGGCCGGGGCTCTTCGCCGCCTCGTCCAGCGCGGCGTGCACCTGGCCTTCCGTCAGCTCCGACGCGTGCGGCACCAGCGCGGTGACGATGGCGTGCTCCAGCCGCAGGTACTTCTGGGCCACGCGGCGCAGGTCCTCCGGCTTCAGGTTGCGGATGTCCTCCAGGTAGCGCGCCTCCGACTCCAGGCCGCCGGGCGACGTCTGGTACGAGCCCATGTTGCGCGCGGTGCCCTGCACCGTCTCCTTGCGGTAGACGGACTCCGCCTCCACCACCGCCTGCACCGTGCGCAGCTCGTCCTCGGGCACGCCCGTGGTGCGCAGCGCCTCCAGCACGCGCGCCGTCTGCGTGAGCGCCTTCATCGCCTTCTCGGGCGGCAGCGTCAGCGACACGGAGAAGATGCCCGGGTCCTTGGGCGTGTACGCGGACGCGTGCACGTCGTTGACCAGGTGCTGGCGGCGCTTCACCTCGCGCACCAGCCACGACGAGTTGCCCTGGCCGGCGATCATCGCCAGCACGTCCAGCGCGGGCACGTCCGGGTGCTCCAGCTCCGGGATGGAGAAGGCCAGGTGCACGTAGGCCTCCTTCACGTCCTCCTGCTCGATGTGCACGCGGCGGCCCGCGGGCGCCGGATCGCGCGGACGCGGCACCGGACCCGCGTAGGGCCGGCCCCAGTCACCGCCGAAGATTTCGTCCACCCACTGCCGCAGCTGCGCCTCGTTCAGGTCGCCCGCGACGGAGAGCACCAGGTTCCTGGGCGTGTAGTGCCGGTGGTAGAACTCCAGCACCTTCTCGCGCGTGAAGCTGCGCACGCTCTCCTCGGTGCCGATGACGGGCAGCCGGTACGGGTGCGTCTGGAACGCGGCGGAGAACAGCCCCCGAGACGCTCTGCGCGACGGCGAGTCGTAGCTGCGCTTGATCTCCTCGCACACCACCTCGATTTCGCGCGCCAGCTCGTCCTTGTCGAACGAGGAGCGGCGCACCGCGTCCCCCAGGATGTCCAGGCCCGTGCGGGCGAACTGGCTGGCGATGACGATGTGGTAGACGGTCTGGTCGAAGGACGTCCAGGCGTTGATTTCGCCGCCGTGCGCCTCGATGTCCCGGGCAATCTCACCGGGGCCCCGGCGCTCCGTGCCCTTGAAGAGCATGTGCTCGTGCAGGTGGGCGAGTCCGGCCTGGTCCGGCCTTTCGTCCGCGCTGCCGGCCTTGACCCAGACCTGGAAGGCCGCGACCTTGGCGGCGTGCTGCTCCTCGAAGACGACGGTGAGCCCGTTGGGCAGGGTGTAGCGGATGGCCATAGGAGTGGTCCGAAGCTGTCATCCCCTCCCGAGGAGAGGCAAGGCGAGGTGTGATGTTTGCTCCATTGGCTAACGTCCCGCCCCCGCCACGTCGAGCGGACCGTGCCGCCCGCCTCCCACCAGGCAGGCGAAGCGCCATCGCCGCCATCGCGCAACTGGTGGAAACCCCCCGTGGCCGGTAACCTGGGGCGCGCACATGCCGTCTCCCCCGGACGAGGCGGATCCGCTCGCGGACCTGAAGGAACTGCTGGATGACGGCGACGCCCCCGTGGCGGCGCCCGCTCCGGCCCCCACCAGGCCGCTCGCGGTTCCCAGGCCTCCCCCCTCCGCGCCTCCTCCCCTGCCGCCCCGGCGGCCTGCCACGGGCCTGCCCGCCGACCCGGCGTTGAAGCCTGCCGCCGTGCCCGTCGCCCGGGTGCCCACGACCCCCGCGCCCATCGGCGGTGGAGGGTTGCCCACGACCACGCCTCCGTCCCCGGCGGCCGCGGCGCGCAGTCCCGGCAAGGGAGACCCCTTCGCGGAGCCCGCCGAGCCCCGGCTGCCCATGGGCGGCTCTCCGGAGGACAAGCTGGAGTTCTTCCGGGGCATCCTGAAGCAGAAGACGGAGACCCTGGCCCGGGCGCGCGCGCTCTACGCCGAGCGCGAGTCCGAGGTCGCGCAGCTCAAGGCCGCGCTGGAGAAGGCGCGCAAGGAGGGCGGCGGCGCCGCGGGGCCGTCCGCGCAGGACGAGCAGCGGCTGAAGCAGGCCCAGGCGCGCATCGCGTCGCTGGAGGCGGAGCTCGCCGCGTCGGAGGCGGACCGCAAGGACCTCACGCGCGCGCTGGCGGAGGTGGAGGCGGAGCTCCCCCGGCTGACGGAGGAGCTCCAGGCGGAGCGCGAGTCGCGCGGGGCGATGGCGGAGGAGCTCGTCGGCGCGAAGGAGGCGCTGGGGCTCGCGCAGGACCGCGTGGCGGAGCTGGCGTCCGGCAAGTCCGAGGCGCAGGGCGCGCTGGAGGCGGTCCAGGAGCAGTACCAGGCCACGCTCGCGGACGTGGAGCGGCTGACCGCCGAGCGCGACGCGCAGGCGCTCAACATCAGCCAGCTGGAGACGGCGCTCGCGGAGGCCCGGGGCGCCATGGGGGCCCTGGAGAGCGAGAGCGACTGGTCGCGCAGCTCGCTGGAGGAGGCGCACGCCCACGCGAAGGTGATGGAGGGCGAGCGGGACGCCGCGCGCCGGCAGCTCGCGGTGGTGGAGGACGGGCTCAAGACGCTCCAGACGCAGGTGACGGAGCTGGAGCGCTCGCTCGCGCTGAAGGACGCGGACGCGGTGGGCCTGCGCGCCGCGCTCACCGCGCGCACGGCGGAGGCCGCGGAGTTGCCGGCGCTCCGGAGCGCCCTGGAGGGCCGCGCCGCGGAGGCCGTCCGGATCCACGCGCGCGTGCGCGAGCTGGAGGCGGAGGTCGCCCAGGCGCGTGAAGCCGCGCGCGCCGAAGTGGAGGACGCGGAGGTCCGCGCGCGCACGCTTGAGTCGGAGCTGGCCTCGCTGCGCGAGGTGCTGGAGGCCGCGGAGGTCGAACAGGTCTCGCTGCGCGACCGCATGGAGTCGGACGCGGCGGCGCTCGGCGAGGCGGTGCACGAGGCCGAGGCCCGGGTGCACGAGGCGGAAGGCAAGGTCGCCGCGCTGGAGGCCCAGCTGGCGGAGCTCACCGCCCAGGCCGTGGCCGTGCAGACCGAGCGCGAAACGCACCAGCAGCAGCTCGCCGCCGTGGAGCGCAAGCTCGCCACGACCCAGGCGGAGCGCGTGGGCTTCTCCGCGCGCGTGTCCATGCTGGAGACCGCCGCGGGCCAACGCGAGGCGGAGCTGCAGCGTCAGCAGGCCCTGGTCGCCAAGGCCCAGGAGGAGCTGTCGCTGGAGCGCGCGCGGCGCGAGGCGGTGGAGGCCGAGCTCGCGGACGCCCGCGTGCAGGCCGCCGAGGCCGAGGGCCGCGCCGAGGCGCTGAGCGCGGGACATGACGACCAGCGCGAGGAGCTTGCCTCTCTCAACGAGCAACTGGAGGCCGCCCGCGCGGAAGCGGACAAGGTGGACCGGCTCCAGCAGCGCGTGAAGATGGTGGAGGGCGCGCTGGAGGTCTCCGAGTCCAAGCGCCGCGTCGCCGAAGCGCAGGCGGCCCGCGTGAAGGACCTGGAGGCGAAGCTCGCGCAGTCCGGCGCCACGCTCCAGTCGGAGCAGGGGAGCCGGACCTCGCTGGAGGCCCGGCTGGCGGAGGCCAGCGCCGCGCTTCAAGCGGAGCAGGACGCCAGGGCCGCGCTGGAGACCCAGCTCGAGGAGGCCCGCGCCGCGCTCGAGGCGGAGCAGGCGGCGCGTCAGGCGCTCGAAGCGAAGGTCGCGGCGGCGCCAGCGGCGGGCGCGGACGTGCCCGCGGATTGGGCGGCGGAGCGTGAGCAGCTCAAGGCGGACGTCGCCTCCATGAAGCGCAAGCTGATGGCGGCCGAGGCAGCGCTCGAATCGGCTGCCAGCACCAAGGCGAAGGTGGCGCGATTGGAAGCGCAATTGAAGGCCCTGAAGTAGAGGTTGGACCTCCATGTCCTTCGCCGCGCCCACGGATCCGCTGACGGGCATGCAGGCGGCCCGCTTCGGGCTGTACCTGCACTTCCCGTACTGCCTGGCCAAGTGCCCCTACTGCGACTTCGCGGTGGCGGTGGCGCGCCAGGTTCCTGAAGAGCGGTACGCGAACGCGGTGCTGGCGGAGCTGGACGCGCGCCTCGCCGCCAACCCGTCACTGCGCACCAAGCCGCTGGAGTCGCTCTTCCTCGGCGGCGGCACGCCGTCCCTCTGGCACCCGCGTTACGTGGCGCGCGTGCTGGAGGGCATCGCCGCGAGGATGTCGCTCGCGTCGGGCCTGGAGGTCTCCCTGGAGGGAAACCCGGAGCGCTCGGACGCGGAGCGCTTCGCCGGCTATCGCGCCGCGGGCATCAACCGCCTGTCCCTGGGCGTGCAGTCCTTCCAGCCGGAGACGCTGAAGGCGCTGGGCCGCGCGCACGACGCCGCCATGGTGGAGGCCGCGGTGGCGGCGGCGCGCGAGGCGGACTTCCCCGTGGTGGCGCTGGACTTCATCTACGGCGTGCACGGCCAGACGGTGGCGCAGGTGGAGGCGGACGCGCGCCGCGCGGTGGCCCTGGAGCCCGAGCACCTCTCCACCTACGCGCTGACGGTGGAGCGCGAGGTGCTGGCGGAGTCCACGCCGCTGTCCAAGCAGCTGGACCGAGGTGAGCTGTTCCTTCCGGACGACGACGCCGTGGTGGCCATGGCCCGCGTGGTGCGCGACGTGTACGGCGCGCACGGCCTCACCCGCTACGAGGTCTCCAACCACGCGCGCCCCGGCCTCAGCTCCCGGCACAACGCGCTGTACTGGACCGGCGGCGAGTACCTGGCGCTGGGCGTGGGCGCCACCGGCATGCTCCTGTCCCCCGCGCCCCACCGCTACGTGAACCTCCGCAGCCCGGAGGCCTACC
This genomic interval carries:
- a CDS encoding 50S ribosomal protein L11 methyltransferase; translation: MSQTYLSLTVDIAEESSEILQDLLHESGALGLEVRDAETPTMPGVRAPAKGEAIVVAYFEDRESAEEARDAVAESHPTARLSLDEQPQQDWSNEWKSLIKSVQVGRLWVGPPWDVANAPADKVKLVIEPKMAFGTGDHPTTSLCLAAVDDFMATHPGASVLDVGTGTGVLAIAAKKLGAGQVVGTDNDPTSVELAKENCTDNQTPDLDISGRELTEVPGTFDLVLANILANTLIELAPLIVPKAKDRLVLAGVLAHQRADVEAAYRALGCTVLEGAQQGEWVRIDLKR
- a CDS encoding pitrilysin family protein — translated: MAIRYTLPNGLTVVFEEQHAAKVAAFQVWVKAGSADERPDQAGLAHLHEHMLFKGTERRGPGEIARDIEAHGGEINAWTSFDQTVYHIVIASQFARTGLDILGDAVRRSSFDKDELAREIEVVCEEIKRSYDSPSRRASRGLFSAAFQTHPYRLPVIGTEESVRSFTREKVLEFYHRHYTPRNLVLSVAGDLNEAQLRQWVDEIFGGDWGRPYAGPVPRPRDPAPAGRRVHIEQEDVKEAYVHLAFSIPELEHPDVPALDVLAMIAGQGNSSWLVREVKRRQHLVNDVHASAYTPKDPGIFSVSLTLPPEKAMKALTQTARVLEALRTTGVPEDELRTVQAVVEAESVYRKETVQGTARNMGSYQTSPGGLESEARYLEDIRNLKPEDLRRVAQKYLRLEHAIVTALVPHASELTEGQVHAALDEAAKSPGLAPPERAARRPPPEAPPRAARSAGVSARSEVVQEKLPSGATLIIRVEPHVPLFSMRAAFLGGARYETPENNGITTLLSRALTKGTTTLGADDISHLSDLYAGNVTGQGGRNSVSLKADFLSRYFEPGFRLFADVLLNPAFREEEVARERALLLQDILTREDKPSGLAFELFSRALYQQHPYRLSLLGEKASVEALGPEQLRAYHRAYMDPSQMTLSVVGDVDVDEVRALANEYFGKSRGGALASPQVRPEPPPSSPRTEKKVLARAQTHLVMGFQAARMSDPWRVVLDVLSTVLSGQGGRLFIELRDKRSMAYSVSSFSMDGLDPGYFAVYMGTSPEKVEAAVEGMRRELQRIRDEPIPAAELERAKQHIIGTYEIDLQRNSARATLLALDTCYGIGLDNFLHYSERVAKVTAEDVREVARRVIDFDRVVTAVVGP
- a CDS encoding plectin 1 isoform 8 — protein: MPSPPDEADPLADLKELLDDGDAPVAAPAPAPTRPLAVPRPPPSAPPPLPPRRPATGLPADPALKPAAVPVARVPTTPAPIGGGGLPTTTPPSPAAAARSPGKGDPFAEPAEPRLPMGGSPEDKLEFFRGILKQKTETLARARALYAERESEVAQLKAALEKARKEGGGAAGPSAQDEQRLKQAQARIASLEAELAASEADRKDLTRALAEVEAELPRLTEELQAERESRGAMAEELVGAKEALGLAQDRVAELASGKSEAQGALEAVQEQYQATLADVERLTAERDAQALNISQLETALAEARGAMGALESESDWSRSSLEEAHAHAKVMEGERDAARRQLAVVEDGLKTLQTQVTELERSLALKDADAVGLRAALTARTAEAAELPALRSALEGRAAEAVRIHARVRELEAEVAQAREAARAEVEDAEVRARTLESELASLREVLEAAEVEQVSLRDRMESDAAALGEAVHEAEARVHEAEGKVAALEAQLAELTAQAVAVQTERETHQQQLAAVERKLATTQAERVGFSARVSMLETAAGQREAELQRQQALVAKAQEELSLERARREAVEAELADARVQAAEAEGRAEALSAGHDDQREELASLNEQLEAARAEADKVDRLQQRVKMVEGALEVSESKRRVAEAQAARVKDLEAKLAQSGATLQSEQGSRTSLEARLAEASAALQAEQDARAALETQLEEARAALEAEQAARQALEAKVAAAPAAGADVPADWAAEREQLKADVASMKRKLMAAEAALESAASTKAKVARLEAQLKALK
- the hemW gene encoding radical SAM family heme chaperone HemW; this translates as MSFAAPTDPLTGMQAARFGLYLHFPYCLAKCPYCDFAVAVARQVPEERYANAVLAELDARLAANPSLRTKPLESLFLGGGTPSLWHPRYVARVLEGIAARMSLASGLEVSLEGNPERSDAERFAGYRAAGINRLSLGVQSFQPETLKALGRAHDAAMVEAAVAAAREADFPVVALDFIYGVHGQTVAQVEADARRAVALEPEHLSTYALTVEREVLAESTPLSKQLDRGELFLPDDDAVVAMARVVRDVYGAHGLTRYEVSNHARPGLSSRHNALYWTGGEYLALGVGATGMLLSPAPHRYVNLRSPEAYLRTVEEGRLPEASREDLGPEELFAERLSMGLRLVSGVDWEAVCERYGQPVEPRRAEVERLVAHGFATRQGRRLALTERGADVHSAICARLL